One Xenopus tropicalis strain Nigerian chromosome 8, UCB_Xtro_10.0, whole genome shotgun sequence genomic window carries:
- the timp-1 gene encoding uncharacterized protein LOC100135142 precursor — protein MLGLVVLLVLGCLSQGVWGCSCGQRHPQSAYCNADFVIRARFIGKTQQKAEEPGRVTYEVKTTKIFKAPDGMDDIQFLSTPAMESLCGYEHKMSNKSQAFLITGHVMNGNLQIDQCNFIVPWASLSVAQRKGFQEVYPKSCSCSIVPCYSGTCSLESDNQCLWTDVLVNWMEPLNGSQSKYMACVDQGSGLCSWESQKPSAIAARNKAAASGSAAE, from the exons ATGTTGGGCCTTGTGGTTCTGCTGGTTCTGGGGTGCCTCAGCCAGGGGGTGTGGGGGTGCAGCTGTGGACAaaggcacccccagtctgcatacTGCAACGCAGATTTTG TTATCCGGGCGAGATTCATCGGCAAAACCCAGCAGAAGGCGGAAGAACCGGGCAGAGTGACGTATGAGGTCAAAACTACTaag ATCTTCAAGGCCCCCGACGGAATGGACGACATCCAGTTCCTGAGCACCCCGGCAATGGAGAGTCTGTGCGGCTACGAGCACAAAATGTCCAACAAGAGCCAGGCCTTCCTCATCACAG GGCACGTGATGAACGGTAACCTGCAAATCGACCAGTGCAACTTCATCGTTCCTTGGGCCTCACTATCGGTCGCCCAGAGGAAGGGCTTCCAGGAGGTCTATCCCAAGTCCTGTTCCTGCAGT ATTGTGCCCTGCTACAGTGGTACCTGCTCCCTGGAGTCCGACAACCAGTGCCTTTGGACCGACGTACTGGTGAACTGGATGGAGCCCCTGAATGGGTCCCAGTCCAAGTACATGGCGTGTGTGGACCAGGGCAGCGGTTTGTGCTCGTGGGAGTCCCAGAAACCCAGCGCCATCGCTGCCCGGAATAAGGCGGCAGCGTCGGGTTCCGCAGCAGaataa